One Bombus pyrosoma isolate SC7728 linkage group LG7, ASM1482585v1, whole genome shotgun sequence genomic window carries:
- the LOC122569195 gene encoding PP2C-like domain-containing protein CG9801 isoform X2: MGNNLFTILETKQEGPAILHGRNPEELPIRQLGHFQQDRDVVSAHTGPDNGLTTVNVQQRHLSINDIDIDYIDMLDQGEQYRNTSTTTTPTIAGITDWFNPHEMAYGIATTLYEKNPTNNTNNGEPIADCFGIVARSNSAILALADGVNWGTKASIAARSAVHGSIEYLNKALFCPSINGEMTTTKDVFIALLRSFHAAHSLILQEQGMLTTLTVCAVLPLPNSDSNTEKNKYMACTCNVGDSLAYVYSRKTGVREITRGSHDIHCMRDMRDALGALGPVDGSNPELNNLTLAMTEVEKGDIVFLTSDGISDNFDPVVGKFAILPCHNSVPDSNVKNHTEGRSKTRRKSAENLRHAESGNSNRNKSNLPVVEAYQRHELTLLRMEDLLRRGVSGEGPPCNSAKHLCELLLDFAVRITAAKRRILEDTDLYYAQNKDGQLIQLSKQEQRTRRIKTLDKVSMIPGKLDHATVVAYVVGSINSEYGL, from the exons tttgGAAACAAAACAGGAAGGGCCAGCAATTTTGCATGGCAGAAATCCAGAAGAACTTCCAATTAGGCAGCTTGGACATTTTCAGCAAGATAGAGATGTAGTTTCTGCTCATACAGGTCCAGATAATGGACTTACAACTGTTAATGTACAACAAAGACATTTAAGTATTAATGATATTGATATAGATTACATTGATATGTTAGATCAAGGAGAACAGTATAGAAATA CATCAACAACAACAACTCCTACAATTGCTGGTATTACTGATTGGTTTAATCCTCATGAAATGGCTTATGGAATTGCTACTACATTATATGAGAAAAATCctacaaataatacaaataatggTGAACCAATAGCAGATTGTTTTGGTATTGTAGCAAGATCGAATTCAGCTATTTTAGCACTTGCTGATGGTGTTAATTGGG gtACCAAAGCAAGTATTGCAGCAAGGTCTGCAGTACATGGAAGTATAGAATACTTAAATAAAGCACTTTTTTGTCCTTCAATTAATGGAGAAATGACTACAACGAAAGACGTTTTTATAGCACTACTTCGTTCATTCCATGCTGCACATTCGTTAATTTTGCAGGAACAAGGAATGCTTACAACATTAACTGTGTGCGCAGTTCTGCCACTGCCAAATTCTGATTCtaatacagaaaaaaataaatatatggcATGTACCTGTAATGTTGGTGACAGTTTAGCTTATGTGTATTCAAG GAAAACTGGTGTAAGAGAAATAACAAGAGGATCCCATGATATTCACTGTATGCGTGACATGCGTGATGCTCTTGGAGCTTTAGGTCCTGTGGATGGATCTAACCCTGAATTGAATAATTTGACTCTTGCAATGACCGAAGTTGAGAAAGGAGATATTGTATTTTTGACTAGTGATGGAATTTCGGATAATTTTGATCCTGTAGTCGGAAAATTTGCTATTTTACCATGTCACAATTCCGTACCTGattcaaatgtaaaaaatcACACTGAAGGAAGATCAAAAACACGTCGAAAGTCTGCAGAAAACTTAAGACATGCAGAATCCGGCAatagtaatagaaataaatctaACTTGCCTGTAGTTGAGGCATATCAAAGACACGAGCTCACATTGCTTAGAATGGAAGATTTGTTAAGAAGGGGTGTATCTGGAGAAGGACCACCATGTAACAGTGCCAAACATCTCTGCGAACTCCTCTTGGATTTTGCA GTACGCATAACTGCCGCTAAAAGACGAATATTGGAAGATACAGATTTATATTATGCACAAAATAAAGATGGCCAATTAATTCAGCTTTCCAAACAAGAACAGAGAACTCGACGAATAAAAACTTTGGATAAGGTTTCCATGATCCCTGGGAAATTAGATCATGCTACAGTTGTAGCATATGTAGTTGGATCTATCAATTCAGAATATggtttataa